One Anthonomus grandis grandis chromosome 13, icAntGran1.3, whole genome shotgun sequence DNA segment encodes these proteins:
- the LOC126744073 gene encoding uncharacterized protein LOC126744073, with the protein MFTCPDCKIEFFTFNSLGRHFRLSHQKDPKELEGLKYPCPHCPGVFRTKTIWQDHIKKSHGQSQRKSHLICPLCTENTKNYKSLINHLVKDHKLVIECEQLEFDSIKKFNSWKIARERDLNVMYVKQTAGKRLSNGKLRTYYHCHRSFSCKAKGRLIRKGKAMGSNKINRACPGILIVTEQGDNVHVIHYATHLGHNCDIGRMNLTTEEKLFIAGKLREGITISQILIEIRASATASNFNRLHLLKKKDIHNIIRDLSIQVKKTPNKNRKKRQTENDKLFDDIVAAFRGDAKTKLEQIKNAHEESRAVENCKFDSEQNYWLVPENPEEIYFIQSLDVECPDERCCVQKCEECDICIHSYKCSCIDNQVFYFICKHIHAVHDYRINSLFEAFVDINEPNGVIKVENDDRDADIFIDEDEIIDGIVIEDSNAEDQVELMEGYDIKAKLELIQTLYENVELKRTESDLVVSHLNAVLCLLSKNVIKVELDLEGGT; encoded by the exons ATGTTTACATGTCCAGACTGCAAAATCGAATTCTTCACATTTAATTCCCTGGGTAGACATTTTCGTTTAAGCCATCAAAAAGACCCTAAAGAATTGGAGGGTTTAAAGTACCCTTGTCCCCACTGTCCTGGGGTATTCCGCACTAAAACAATATGGCAAgaccatattaaaaaaagtcatgGGCAAAGTCAAAGGAAGAGTCACCTAATTTGCCCCCTGTGCacagaaaacacaaaaaattacaagTCTTTAATAAACCACTTGGTAAAAGATCATAAGCTTGTTATTGAGTGTGAACAATTGGAGTTCGACTCTATTAAAA AGTTTAATAGCTGGAAAATTGCAAGGGAGCGTGATCTAAATGTAATGTATGTAAAGCAGACAGCAGGAAAAAGACTAAGTAATGGAAAATTACGGACATATTACCACTGTCATAGGTCTTTTTCATGTAAGGCTAAGGGCAGGCTTATAAGGAAAGGGAAGGCAATgggaagcaataaaattaaccGGGCATGTCCAGGCATACTTATTGTAACAGAGCAAGGTGATAATGTGCATGTTATACATTATGCTACTCATTTAGGACACAACTGTGATATTGGAAGAATGAATCTTACAACTGAGGAGAAACTGTTTATTGCCG ggAAGCTACGTGAAGGTATAACCATAAGTCAAATTCTCATAGAAATACGAGCATCTGCAACAGCGTCGAACTTCAACCGACTTCACTTActaaagaaaaaagatattcaTAATATTATAAGAGACCTTTCGATTCAGGTCAAAAAAACGCCtaataaaaatcgtaaaaaaagaCAAACTGAAAATGACAAACTATTTGATGATATTGTGGCAGCTTTTCGAGGGGATGCCAAGACAAAAttggaacaaattaaaaatgcacACGAGGAAAGCAGAGCTGtggaaaattgtaaatttgATTCTGAACAGAATTATTGGCTAGTACCAGAAAACCctgaagaaatatattttattcaatctTTAGATGTTGAATGTCCAGATGAAAGGTGTTGCGTTCAAAAGTGCGAAGAATGTGACATTTGCATACATTCTTATAAATGCAGTTGCATTGATAATCAGGTGTTTTATTTCATCTGCAAGCATATTCATGCCGTACATGACTATagaataaatagtttatttgaaGCATTTGTTGATATTAATGAACCTAATGGAGTTATTAAAGTTGAGAATGATGACAGGGATGCTGATATTTTTATTGATGAAGATGAAATAATTGATGGTATTGTAATTGAAGATTCTAATGCTGAAGACCAAGTAGAATTAATGGAAGGATATGATATTAAAGCTAAATTAGAGTTAATTCAAACATTATATGAAAATGTTGAGTTAAAACGAACTGAAAGTGATTTAGTTGTTAGTCATTTAAATGCAGTTTTATGTTTGCTCAGTAAAAACGTCATTAAAGTAGAACTTGATTTGGAAGGCGGTACTTGA